In Sphingopyxis sp. CCNWLW2, a single window of DNA contains:
- a CDS encoding conjugal transfer protein TraG, giving the protein MTPTKLLIGQILIVFAIVILGVWAATQWAAAMLGYQPELGAPWLSLGGVPVYRPWDLFPWWYHYEAYAPDVFDKAGSLAAASGFIGCGAAIGGSLWRARQKGQVTTYGSARWAKEREIDAAGLRGDAGVFLGRLSGRYLRHAGPEHVMAFAPTRSGKGVGLVVPTLLSWTGSAVVHDIKGENWQLTAAWRSRFSHCLYFDPTDVRSARYNPLLEVRKGDCEVRDVQNIADILVDPEGALERRNHWEKTSHSLLVGAILHILYAEEEKTLARVATFLSDPSRSFAATLVAMMRTNHLGTADEPRVHPVVASAARELLNKSENERSGVLSTAMSFLGLYRDPTVAAVTSGCDWRIADLVSADRPLSLYLVIPPSDISRTKPLVRLILNQIGRRLTEKLDDRRSTVRRHDLLLMLDEFPALGRLDFFETALAFMAGYGIRAFLIAQSLNQISKAYGENNAILDNCHVRVAFATNDERTAKRISDALGTATEQRAMRNYAGHRLAPWLAHVMVSRQETARALLTPGEVMQLPPTDELVLVAGLAPIRAQKLRYFEDANFKARLGPAPELADDGYADRPATRGDDWSGCVAEPGAAEIDADDADDNLVEDGGAQQAKEPELAEQPEQRTETVRPTNPLGIDDDADPALDKKLMDRVRPLAPVLVGHAMDEAVSQGVDQLGLGL; this is encoded by the coding sequence ATGACCCCGACCAAATTGCTCATCGGCCAGATCCTGATCGTCTTCGCGATCGTGATCCTCGGCGTCTGGGCTGCCACGCAATGGGCCGCGGCCATGCTCGGATATCAGCCGGAGCTGGGCGCGCCATGGCTCAGCCTCGGGGGAGTGCCGGTCTATCGGCCGTGGGATCTCTTTCCGTGGTGGTATCACTATGAAGCTTACGCACCGGACGTCTTCGACAAGGCGGGCTCGCTCGCGGCGGCGAGCGGCTTCATCGGCTGCGGAGCCGCGATCGGCGGGTCGCTCTGGCGCGCGCGGCAGAAGGGCCAGGTCACGACCTATGGCTCGGCGCGCTGGGCGAAGGAGCGCGAGATCGACGCTGCGGGGCTGCGCGGCGATGCCGGCGTGTTTCTCGGCCGCCTGTCGGGCCGCTATTTGCGCCACGCCGGCCCGGAGCACGTCATGGCGTTCGCGCCGACGCGAAGCGGGAAGGGCGTCGGACTTGTCGTTCCGACCTTGCTCAGCTGGACCGGCTCGGCCGTGGTCCACGACATCAAGGGCGAGAATTGGCAGCTGACCGCGGCGTGGCGTTCGCGCTTCTCGCACTGCCTCTATTTCGATCCGACCGACGTCCGCTCGGCGCGCTACAATCCACTGCTCGAAGTGCGCAAGGGCGACTGCGAAGTCCGCGACGTTCAGAATATCGCCGATATCCTCGTCGATCCGGAAGGGGCGCTCGAGCGGCGAAATCACTGGGAAAAAACCTCGCATTCGCTGCTCGTCGGCGCGATCCTGCACATTCTCTACGCCGAGGAAGAAAAGACGCTCGCGCGCGTCGCAACCTTCCTCTCCGATCCTTCGCGCAGCTTTGCCGCGACGCTCGTCGCGATGATGCGCACCAATCATCTCGGGACGGCCGACGAACCGCGGGTCCATCCGGTCGTGGCATCGGCGGCGCGCGAACTGCTCAACAAGAGCGAGAACGAACGCTCGGGCGTGCTCTCGACCGCGATGTCGTTCCTCGGCCTCTATCGCGACCCGACCGTCGCCGCGGTGACGTCGGGCTGCGACTGGCGGATCGCCGATCTTGTCTCCGCCGACCGGCCACTTTCGCTCTATCTCGTCATCCCGCCGTCGGACATCTCGCGGACCAAGCCGCTCGTCCGCCTGATCCTCAACCAGATCGGCCGCCGCCTCACCGAGAAGCTCGACGACCGGCGCTCGACCGTGCGCCGCCACGACCTCCTGCTGATGCTCGATGAGTTCCCGGCGCTCGGGCGGCTCGATTTCTTCGAGACCGCGCTGGCTTTCATGGCGGGCTACGGCATCCGTGCCTTCCTGATCGCGCAGTCGCTCAACCAGATTTCGAAAGCCTATGGCGAGAACAACGCCATCCTCGACAATTGCCATGTCCGCGTCGCCTTCGCGACCAACGACGAGCGCACCGCAAAGCGCATCTCCGATGCCCTCGGCACCGCGACCGAGCAGCGCGCGATGCGCAACTATGCCGGGCACCGGCTCGCGCCCTGGCTAGCGCATGTCATGGTCAGCCGGCAGGAAACCGCCCGCGCGCTGCTGACGCCGGGCGAGGTCATGCAGCTGCCGCCGACCGACGAGCTGGTGCTCGTCGCGGGGCTGGCGCCGATCCGCGCGCAGAAGCTGCGCTACTTCGAGGACGCCAATTTCAAGGCGCGCCTCGGCCCGGCGCCCGAACTGGCCGACGACGGCTATGCTGATCGCCCCGCGACGCGCGGCGACGACTGGAGCGGCTGCGTTGCAGAGCCGGGCGCAGCCGAAATCGACGCGGATGACGCCGACGACAACCTGGTCGAGGACGGCGGCGCACAGCAAGCGAAAGAGCCCGAGCTCGCCGAGCAGCCTGAGCAGCGGACTGAAACCGTGCGCCCGACCAATCCGCTCGGCATCGACGACGATGCCGATCCCGCGCTCGACAAGAAACTGATGGACCGCGTCCGCCCGCTCGCGCCGGTGCTGGTCGGCCATGCGATGGACGAGGCCGTGTCGCAGGGCGTCGACCAATTGGGGCTCGGGCTGTGA
- the trbB gene encoding P-type conjugative transfer ATPase TrbB: protein MSADVSAERRRTMLRTAMGPAIEAALSNAHVVEVMVNPDGALRVDVLGEGRVDTGVRMAPDQVERIIRLVASHARTEVHAAAPIVSAELPPHGEGAGERFEGLLPPVSLAPCFSIRKPAARVYTLMDYVSAGIATPEAARLLSLAVVERLNILVAGGTSSGKTTLANALLAEMASLDERVILIEDTRELQCPAPDRVELRTRAGAVSMADLVRSTLRLRPDRIIVGEVRGAEALDMLKAWNTGHPGGIATVHANSAASALTRIEQLVQESVVTVPRRLITEAIDLIVFIAGRGAARRIACVARVEGVGPTGNYALTEVPIQPEGEMPCP from the coding sequence GTGAGCGCGGACGTCTCCGCCGAACGCCGGCGCACGATGCTGCGCACCGCGATGGGCCCCGCGATCGAGGCGGCCTTGTCGAACGCACATGTCGTTGAGGTGATGGTCAATCCGGATGGCGCGCTGCGCGTCGACGTGCTCGGCGAAGGCCGGGTCGATACCGGCGTTCGTATGGCCCCCGACCAGGTCGAGCGCATCATCCGCCTCGTAGCGAGCCATGCGCGCACCGAAGTCCACGCCGCAGCGCCAATCGTTTCTGCTGAATTGCCGCCGCACGGCGAGGGGGCAGGGGAGCGCTTCGAGGGTCTCCTGCCACCGGTCAGCCTCGCACCCTGTTTTTCAATCCGGAAGCCCGCGGCGCGCGTCTACACTTTGATGGACTATGTGAGCGCGGGTATCGCGACGCCCGAGGCCGCGCGCCTCCTGTCACTCGCGGTCGTCGAACGGCTCAATATCCTCGTCGCAGGCGGCACCAGCTCGGGCAAGACGACGCTCGCCAATGCGCTGCTCGCGGAGATGGCGAGCCTCGACGAGCGCGTCATCCTGATCGAGGACACGCGCGAGCTCCAATGCCCTGCGCCCGACCGCGTCGAGCTGCGCACGCGCGCCGGGGCGGTATCGATGGCCGATCTCGTCCGCTCGACGCTGCGGCTGCGCCCCGATCGCATCATCGTCGGCGAGGTGCGCGGCGCCGAGGCGCTCGACATGCTCAAGGCCTGGAACACCGGCCATCCGGGCGGCATCGCGACGGTCCATGCCAATAGCGCGGCATCGGCGCTGACCCGGATCGAGCAACTCGTCCAGGAAAGCGTCGTCACCGTGCCGCGGCGCCTGATCACCGAAGCGATCGACCTCATCGTCTTTATCGCCGGCCGCGGCGCCGCGCGCCGCATCGCGTGCGTAGCGCGCGTCGAAGGCGTCGGCCCGACTGGCAACTATGCCCTTACTGAGGTTCCCATCCAGCCTGAAGGAGAAATGCCATGTCCCTGA
- a CDS encoding CopG family transcriptional regulator — protein sequence MSARGSQVRHQLFIERDLSDRLTLLARKPGVTKSTILAEALEAWLTRQGVNEMQQRFGPRLDGLARVLARIERNSQIEIEILALLVRYILASVPPVAEGDDVARAQGRERFEWFTMKVAEAFREGRASFGSGGGS from the coding sequence GTGAGCGCGCGCGGCAGCCAGGTCCGGCATCAGCTCTTTATCGAGCGCGATCTCAGCGACCGGCTCACGCTGCTCGCGCGAAAGCCCGGCGTGACCAAATCGACGATCCTCGCCGAGGCGCTCGAAGCCTGGCTGACGCGCCAAGGCGTCAACGAAATGCAGCAACGCTTCGGTCCGCGCCTCGACGGTCTGGCGCGCGTGCTCGCGCGGATCGAGCGCAACAGTCAGATCGAGATCGAAATCCTCGCGCTCCTTGTGCGCTACATCCTCGCATCGGTGCCGCCCGTTGCTGAGGGCGACGACGTCGCGCGTGCGCAAGGCCGCGAGCGCTTCGAATGGTTCACGATGAAAGTCGCAGAGGCATTTCGCGAGGGCCGAGCGAGCTTCGGCTCGGGAGGCGGATCGTGA
- a CDS encoding PP_RS20740 family protein produces the protein MTNDELSREDELDIYQPEPAHSLTRGKLKTDFQPWHHPRKQFVRIEQWCAEVRKLIPSLGLANGDPFKYLTLPGNELLDVRALHGVCDKAGVKLRYLGFNSVGPQTPEATELALSQSEVRSLASIDSLSHVLEYRLEAIANMRSPAHNVTMKAGPFHAINLDLCESIAFREIGHSKGSPLEAAGKLLELQLRSTEPWLFFITTKAQPGLVGDFARDGFMNALDANSQASDAFKAKLIELLACKVDELDADLQSAWLTQDVRFLKLFSAGLGKWLLGILAKAAPPRGLTLLSGCYYQSGPDGPDMLSLAFRCDGAPQVVHDPAAILPPAENVPVMCEVKAGLALAETTIAMFDLDTHVRQDDVLEKMIEKAGRLLATARFAEADYREWAATLYPSD, from the coding sequence ATGACGAACGATGAGCTGTCCCGGGAGGACGAACTGGACATTTATCAGCCAGAGCCCGCGCATTCGCTGACGCGCGGAAAGCTGAAAACTGACTTCCAGCCTTGGCATCATCCACGCAAGCAATTTGTCCGGATCGAGCAATGGTGCGCGGAAGTTCGCAAATTAATTCCATCGCTCGGGCTCGCGAATGGCGATCCATTCAAATATTTGACCCTGCCCGGGAACGAGCTACTCGATGTGCGAGCGCTGCACGGGGTCTGCGACAAAGCGGGCGTGAAATTGCGATATCTCGGCTTCAATAGCGTAGGGCCCCAAACCCCGGAGGCGACCGAGCTGGCGCTATCGCAGAGCGAGGTCCGGTCGCTTGCCTCGATCGACAGCCTTTCGCACGTTCTCGAGTATCGGCTCGAGGCGATCGCGAACATGCGAAGTCCCGCCCACAATGTAACGATGAAGGCCGGGCCTTTTCACGCGATTAATCTCGACCTTTGCGAGTCGATCGCGTTTCGCGAAATAGGACACAGCAAGGGTAGCCCGCTCGAGGCCGCAGGCAAGCTGCTTGAGCTGCAGTTGCGTTCGACTGAACCTTGGCTTTTCTTCATTACAACCAAGGCGCAACCAGGCCTCGTCGGCGATTTTGCGCGCGACGGATTCATGAATGCGCTTGATGCGAATTCTCAAGCCAGCGATGCCTTCAAAGCCAAGCTGATCGAGCTGCTGGCGTGCAAGGTCGATGAACTCGATGCCGATCTTCAATCCGCTTGGCTTACTCAAGATGTCCGATTTCTAAAGCTGTTCAGTGCGGGTCTCGGCAAGTGGCTGCTCGGCATCCTTGCGAAAGCCGCCCCACCTCGCGGCCTTACGCTTCTCAGCGGTTGCTATTACCAGTCCGGGCCAGATGGCCCGGACATGCTGTCGCTAGCGTTCCGATGCGACGGTGCGCCCCAGGTCGTGCACGATCCGGCCGCGATACTTCCCCCTGCGGAAAATGTCCCGGTGATGTGCGAGGTTAAGGCTGGGCTTGCGCTCGCTGAAACAACGATTGCGATGTTCGACCTCGACACGCACGTAAGGCAAGACGATGTTCTTGAGAAGATGATCGAAAAGGCGGGTCGATTGCTAGCGACTGCTCGTTTCGCGGAAGCCGACTATCGTGAGTGGGCGGCTACGCTCTATCCTTCCGACTAG
- a CDS encoding restriction endonuclease has product MKPWKIYERMIAQLLVDGLSTNLAVTVNARIRGAITGVLRQIDVLIEPRHDSDNSQRAIVEAKRRRRAIDVKDVETLLGMMDDVEARFGYLVCPTGHSEAALRRAQDTVRICLVPLDRIADFDPTAWPACRAPRCATGKIFWDGFPQVEMAGVPLALVGNAIDAAAHVGFPQMVGKCETCGAFHASCLTCGDILLVPHADDEDYGHQCSCRSFWFWLGSIERDAHGRRSAELHLVILATVHTVNRRSL; this is encoded by the coding sequence GTGAAACCTTGGAAAATCTATGAAAGGATGATCGCGCAGTTGCTCGTGGATGGTCTGTCCACGAACCTCGCGGTCACCGTCAACGCCCGAATTCGGGGCGCGATAACCGGAGTTCTTCGTCAAATCGATGTACTGATCGAGCCCCGTCACGATAGTGACAACAGCCAGCGAGCGATTGTCGAAGCGAAGCGGCGGAGACGGGCAATCGACGTTAAGGACGTAGAAACGCTGCTAGGCATGATGGACGACGTCGAGGCGCGTTTCGGATATCTAGTCTGTCCGACGGGTCATTCAGAGGCAGCGCTCCGCCGCGCGCAAGACACGGTGCGTATCTGCCTGGTGCCGCTCGACCGTATTGCCGATTTCGATCCGACTGCGTGGCCTGCGTGCCGCGCGCCGCGTTGCGCAACCGGAAAGATCTTCTGGGATGGCTTTCCCCAAGTCGAGATGGCGGGCGTACCGCTCGCGCTAGTGGGCAATGCGATCGACGCAGCGGCGCACGTTGGCTTTCCCCAGATGGTCGGAAAATGCGAAACATGTGGAGCGTTTCACGCCTCATGCCTTACATGCGGCGACATCCTCCTTGTACCGCACGCAGATGACGAAGATTATGGCCACCAATGCAGCTGCCGTTCCTTCTGGTTCTGGCTAGGTTCAATAGAGCGCGACGCGCACGGACGAAGGTCCGCCGAGCTTCATCTAGTGATTCTCGCAACCGTCCATACCGTCAATCGTCGGTCGCTCTAA
- a CDS encoding ATP-binding protein, with product MTSGSDDKAQSEAKAPSAGASARKNVFEAEKRFTEDMIKSRTTGEPAETVLMTDDRVLARITDGIYRQPSSALRELISNAYDADATEVYIETDSPRYSQIEVRDNGVGMDEEALSRLIHHIGGSTKRTSLGKEMGTTSAANAGLSPAGRRLIGKIGIGLFSVSQLTSHFQIITKRKGSDHRLFADVVLRTYLEDEDEAAADGAFETGTVKVISVPAEDIDAQGTQIILRQIHPRAKNILRSRERWENYYEQMALPEKERDPAITAPVFHSGNLQQEPDPDDKQLVFREAPNLPWNMVDQPGLILEQPLKPTPLQKFELLRAALADQVGSVSDRPEVARTFDNYLALLWTLSLSAPVRYLEKHPFDLTNEDDPAAFALTNARGQAKSLTLKDGQTVREAVGLEASDSSAAGGFSVFVDGIELRRPITFEWWPSERQALQHPMMFVGKYAPDLSRVPASIRGGELAFEAYLFWNSKIVPKENNGVLVRIHGASGALFDDTFMKYQVSEQTRLRQVTAEIFVSKGLDAALNIDRESFNFAHPHYALVSNWLHKALRQLANTQKAMSGAIREVEAEVRQEEKGAQLDKFASAAWREAKREQNERPPPVEMVRDASAAAERRQQGVIAFDRSKVAAVRPGTGKAREATEREQKLKAIATILDGFGVFDTMEYDDQHRLMNAILAVFFDDGQT from the coding sequence ATGACATCGGGCAGCGATGACAAGGCACAGTCGGAAGCGAAGGCCCCGAGCGCCGGGGCATCAGCTAGGAAGAACGTGTTCGAAGCAGAGAAACGCTTCACGGAAGATATGATCAAATCGCGGACTACCGGCGAACCTGCCGAGACAGTCCTAATGACCGACGACCGAGTTCTCGCTCGGATCACCGACGGCATCTATCGCCAGCCCTCGTCGGCCCTGCGCGAGCTGATTTCGAACGCCTATGATGCTGATGCAACAGAGGTCTATATCGAGACCGACTCTCCACGCTACTCACAGATCGAAGTGCGCGATAACGGTGTTGGGATGGACGAGGAGGCTCTCTCGCGTCTCATCCACCATATCGGCGGCAGTACGAAGCGGACGAGCCTCGGCAAGGAAATGGGCACGACCTCGGCTGCGAATGCCGGTTTGTCGCCAGCGGGGCGTAGACTGATCGGTAAGATTGGCATCGGCCTTTTTTCGGTCAGCCAGCTTACGTCGCATTTTCAGATTATCACGAAACGAAAAGGCTCGGACCACCGCCTTTTTGCCGACGTGGTGCTTCGTACCTATCTCGAGGATGAGGATGAGGCGGCCGCTGACGGCGCTTTCGAGACGGGCACGGTTAAGGTGATCAGCGTGCCAGCTGAGGATATCGATGCCCAAGGCACCCAGATTATCCTCAGACAAATCCACCCGCGCGCGAAGAATATTCTACGGAGCCGCGAGCGGTGGGAAAATTACTACGAGCAGATGGCGCTTCCAGAGAAGGAGCGCGATCCAGCGATTACGGCTCCTGTATTCCATTCCGGCAATCTTCAACAGGAACCCGATCCGGACGACAAACAGTTGGTTTTCCGCGAGGCTCCGAATCTTCCGTGGAACATGGTCGACCAGCCGGGACTCATCCTTGAGCAGCCACTCAAACCGACGCCGCTCCAGAAATTTGAACTGCTGCGTGCTGCTCTCGCGGACCAAGTTGGGAGTGTTTCCGACCGTCCGGAAGTCGCGCGGACGTTCGACAACTACCTTGCATTGCTTTGGACTCTCAGTCTGTCGGCCCCTGTTCGTTATCTTGAGAAGCATCCATTTGATCTGACAAACGAGGACGATCCCGCCGCCTTCGCGCTAACTAACGCACGAGGCCAAGCGAAATCCCTCACATTGAAAGATGGCCAAACCGTCCGCGAAGCGGTTGGCCTTGAGGCCAGCGATAGCTCGGCCGCCGGCGGGTTTAGCGTTTTCGTAGATGGGATCGAGCTCAGGCGCCCGATCACATTCGAATGGTGGCCTTCCGAACGTCAGGCGCTCCAACACCCGATGATGTTCGTCGGAAAATACGCCCCTGACCTTTCTAGGGTGCCGGCTTCAATCCGGGGCGGGGAACTCGCGTTCGAAGCCTATCTCTTCTGGAATTCGAAGATCGTCCCGAAAGAGAATAACGGCGTGCTGGTTCGAATCCACGGCGCCAGCGGGGCGCTGTTCGACGACACATTCATGAAGTATCAGGTGTCGGAGCAAACACGCCTGCGACAGGTCACTGCTGAGATTTTCGTATCGAAGGGGCTAGACGCGGCGCTCAACATCGACCGCGAGTCCTTCAACTTCGCCCATCCCCACTACGCGCTGGTGAGTAACTGGCTGCACAAAGCCCTGCGCCAGCTCGCCAATACCCAAAAAGCGATGAGCGGCGCAATTCGGGAAGTCGAGGCTGAAGTTCGGCAGGAAGAGAAAGGTGCGCAGCTCGATAAGTTTGCATCGGCGGCTTGGCGCGAGGCCAAGCGCGAGCAGAATGAGCGCCCACCCCCGGTTGAAATGGTCCGTGACGCCTCAGCTGCCGCAGAACGTCGCCAGCAGGGCGTAATCGCCTTCGACCGGAGCAAGGTCGCAGCCGTTAGGCCCGGAACCGGTAAGGCGCGCGAAGCTACCGAACGCGAGCAAAAGCTGAAAGCGATTGCTACGATCCTTGATGGGTTCGGGGTCTTCGACACTATGGAATATGACGACCAGCACCGATTGATGAATGCAATCTTGGCGGTCTTCTTCGACGATGGGCAGACATGA
- a CDS encoding VirB3 family type IV secretion system protein: protein MSHIEGYEAPIHRSLAEPILLGGAPRGLAIVNGTIAAAMGLGLQQWVAGLILWALGHTLMVFAAKRDPDFAPVLARHLRQKGELTC, encoded by the coding sequence ATGAGCCACATTGAAGGCTATGAAGCGCCGATCCATCGGTCGCTCGCCGAGCCGATCCTGCTTGGCGGCGCACCGCGCGGGCTCGCGATCGTCAACGGCACCATCGCCGCGGCGATGGGGCTCGGGCTCCAGCAATGGGTCGCTGGCCTCATCCTCTGGGCGCTCGGACACACGCTGATGGTGTTCGCGGCGAAACGCGATCCCGATTTCGCGCCGGTGCTCGCGCGCCACCTCCGGCAGAAAGGCGAGCTCACATGCTGA
- a CDS encoding TrbC/VirB2 family protein — MSRATVGTHAGRPLLVIGLTLGLAATALAAGSGMPWEEPLQQVLESVQGPVAKIIAVIIIITTGLTLAFGETSGGFRRLIQIVFGLSIAFAASSFFLSFFSFGGGALVA; from the coding sequence ATGTCGCGCGCCACCGTGGGGACGCACGCGGGGCGCCCGCTTCTTGTCATCGGTCTGACTCTCGGTCTTGCCGCAACGGCGCTCGCCGCCGGGTCGGGCATGCCTTGGGAAGAACCGCTCCAGCAGGTTCTGGAATCGGTCCAGGGCCCGGTCGCGAAGATCATCGCGGTGATCATCATCATCACCACCGGACTGACGCTCGCGTTCGGCGAAACCTCGGGCGGCTTCCGGCGACTGATCCAGATCGTGTTCGGCCTTTCGATCGCCTTCGCGGCCTCGAGCTTTTTCCTCTCCTTCTTCAGCTTCGGCGGCGGGGCGCTCGTCGCATGA
- a CDS encoding DNA cytosine methyltransferase, with product MLLSLFCGAGGLDLGFEQAEFDVGLAFDKKADSVASYNHNRSKKNGYCRDVNDITLAMLDELFGSEFAPTGVIGGPPCQSFSQANRSITDSDPRHQLPLVYARLLGALNARNPVKFFVMENVKGLRSGVHAHRLALFKKALGEAGFHVTEQLLDASNYEVPQKRQRLFLVGINQCLFGRVNWPLPSATTRSPADVTVRAAIGDLPEPEHFSRSSKPETFDYHVNHWCMAPKSPRFRNGSLKAGSTGHRSFKTLGWDKPSITVAYGHREVHVHPSGKRRLSVYEGMRLQGFPHEYELIGSLSSQIDQVSEAVPPPMAKVVGEAVAEFVAALERRAAA from the coding sequence TTGCTTCTGAGCCTATTCTGTGGCGCCGGAGGACTGGATCTCGGTTTTGAACAAGCCGAGTTCGACGTCGGGCTTGCCTTCGACAAGAAGGCTGACAGCGTCGCGTCCTACAATCATAACCGATCGAAAAAGAACGGCTATTGCCGCGACGTGAATGACATCACACTCGCCATGCTCGACGAGCTTTTCGGGTCGGAGTTCGCCCCAACCGGCGTGATTGGTGGGCCACCTTGTCAGAGCTTCAGCCAAGCAAATAGGTCAATCACCGATTCTGACCCACGTCACCAATTGCCGCTCGTCTATGCTCGCCTTCTCGGCGCCCTAAATGCTCGCAATCCGGTGAAATTCTTTGTGATGGAGAATGTGAAAGGCCTGCGTAGTGGAGTCCATGCGCATCGCTTGGCGTTGTTCAAAAAGGCCCTCGGTGAGGCGGGTTTCCACGTCACCGAACAATTGCTGGACGCATCCAATTACGAAGTCCCGCAGAAGAGGCAACGCCTGTTCCTCGTTGGTATCAACCAGTGTCTGTTCGGTAGGGTCAATTGGCCGTTGCCCAGCGCAACAACTAGGTCCCCTGCCGACGTGACCGTTCGAGCAGCGATCGGTGATCTCCCCGAGCCAGAGCATTTCAGTCGATCGTCGAAACCTGAGACCTTCGACTATCACGTCAACCACTGGTGCATGGCGCCCAAATCGCCGCGCTTCCGGAACGGGTCGCTGAAAGCGGGTTCCACCGGCCACCGCAGCTTCAAGACCTTGGGCTGGGACAAGCCGAGCATCACCGTCGCTTACGGCCATCGCGAGGTGCACGTCCATCCTAGCGGCAAGCGCCGCCTCAGCGTCTACGAGGGTATGCGCCTCCAAGGGTTCCCGCACGAGTATGAGTTGATCGGATCGCTTTCCTCGCAAATTGATCAAGTTAGCGAAGCGGTTCCGCCCCCGATGGCAAAGGTTGTGGGGGAGGCTGTGGCCGAATTTGTCGCGGCGCTTGAACGGCGCGCAGCAGCGTGA